In the genome of Gordonia rubripertincta, one region contains:
- a CDS encoding carbonic anhydrase → MIGKTPREAWRILRDGNDRFVAGESQHPSQGIEDRARLADGQHPHVVLFGCADSRLAAEIIFDQGLGDMFVVRTAGHVIDSAVMGSLEYAVEVLEVPLIVLLGHDSCGAVKATLDALDDLQIPGGYIRDVVERVTPSILAGRSEGLTRVDEFEARHVVETGRLLMQRSRIIADRISTGKLAIVGLTYKLSDGQVNLESVYGDIGEKPVQTVQAESA, encoded by the coding sequence ATGATAGGAAAGACACCACGCGAGGCCTGGCGCATTCTGCGCGACGGAAACGACCGCTTTGTGGCCGGAGAATCTCAACATCCGAGCCAGGGTATCGAGGACCGGGCACGACTCGCCGACGGGCAGCACCCGCATGTGGTCCTGTTCGGCTGCGCGGACTCCCGTCTGGCCGCCGAGATCATCTTCGACCAGGGGCTCGGCGACATGTTCGTCGTCCGTACCGCCGGTCACGTCATCGACTCGGCGGTGATGGGTTCGCTCGAGTACGCCGTGGAGGTCCTCGAGGTGCCCCTCATCGTGCTCCTCGGCCATGACAGCTGTGGCGCGGTGAAGGCGACGCTCGACGCCCTCGATGATCTGCAGATCCCCGGCGGTTACATCCGCGACGTCGTCGAGCGGGTCACGCCGAGCATTCTCGCGGGGCGCAGCGAAGGCCTCACCCGGGTCGACGAGTTCGAGGCCCGTCACGTCGTCGAGACCGGACGCCTGCTCATGCAGCGCAGCCGGATCATCGCCGACCGCATCAGCACGGGCAAGCTGGCGATCGTCGGCCTGACCTACAAGCTCAGCGACGGCCAGGTCAACCTGGAATCGGTGTACGGCGACATCGGTGAGAAGCCGGTGCAGACCGTGCAGGCCGAGAGCGCCTGA